In Aquimarina spinulae, a single window of DNA contains:
- a CDS encoding LytTR family transcriptional regulator DNA-binding domain-containing protein, with amino-acid sequence MKKNENYFRNRYWNKAFEEKLDERFIRVHRSYIINKDKIAAYTKNDIEIGNIEISIGENFRNNLTTFLI; translated from the coding sequence ATAAAGAAAAATGAAAATTATTTTAGAAATAGGTATTGGAATAAGGCTTTTGAAGAAAAGTTAGATGAACGGTTTATAAGAGTACATCGCTCATATATTATCAATAAAGATAAAATCGCGGCCTACACAAAAAATGATATTGAAATTGGTAACATTGAAATCTCCATTGGTGAAAATTTCCGGAATAATCTTACTACTTTTCTGATATGA
- a CDS encoding MazG-like family protein, translating into MTFEDLKGKIIQMDENKGWSDGQPGDLAKSIMLESAELLEHFQWDDTIRFRGQKVLSKNKNEIGKEMADILIYLIKMSNQMDIDLINVTINKIDEIQKR; encoded by the coding sequence ATGACATTTGAAGATTTAAAAGGTAAAATCATCCAAATGGATGAAAATAAAGGTTGGTCAGATGGACAACCAGGAGATTTAGCAAAATCTATAATGCTTGAGAGTGCTGAATTACTGGAGCATTTTCAATGGGATGACACAATTAGATTTAGAGGTCAGAAAGTTCTAAGTAAGAATAAAAATGAGATAGGTAAAGAAATGGCAGACATACTTATCTATCTTATAAAGATGAGTAATCAAATGGATATTGATTTAATAAATGTAACGATCAACAAAATAGACGAGATACAAAAAAGATAA
- a CDS encoding LytR/AlgR family response regulator transcription factor — translation MTYKCLIIDDEKLARGLIKTHLSQLDDFELIASCGSAIEASMILQKETIDLLFLDIEMPVLKGTDFFKNLVHKPKVIFTTAYRDYAVEGFELNAVDYILKPITFQRFFNAIEKFRTLQRVSISDPTPTPENKDAFIYIRKDRKQVKVYLDAILYIESLKDYVKIHLEKENHITKSSISAFEEKLDERFIRVHRSYIINKDKIAAYTKNDIEIGNIEIPIGENFRNNLASFLT, via the coding sequence ATGACATACAAATGTTTAATAATTGATGATGAAAAGTTGGCTAGAGGGCTTATAAAAACACATTTGTCTCAATTAGATGATTTCGAATTGATCGCTTCTTGTGGTAGTGCCATTGAGGCTAGTATGATACTCCAAAAGGAAACCATAGATTTATTGTTTTTAGATATCGAGATGCCTGTTTTAAAGGGCACTGATTTTTTTAAAAACCTGGTACACAAACCCAAAGTTATTTTTACCACAGCCTATAGAGATTATGCTGTTGAAGGGTTTGAATTAAATGCGGTTGATTATATTCTAAAGCCTATAACTTTTCAGCGTTTCTTTAATGCTATAGAGAAATTTAGAACCTTACAAAGGGTAAGCATTTCTGATCCAACCCCTACCCCAGAAAACAAAGATGCTTTTATCTATATAAGAAAAGACAGAAAACAGGTAAAAGTGTACTTAGATGCTATTTTATATATAGAAAGTTTAAAAGATTATGTCAAAATACATTTAGAGAAAGAAAATCACATAACCAAGTCTAGTATATCGGCTTTTGAAGAAAAGTTAGACGAACGATTTATAAGAGTACATCGCTCATATATCATTAATAAAGATAAAATTGCAGCCTACACAAAAAATGATATTGAAATTGGTAACATCGAAATCCCAATTGGTGAAAATTTCAGGAACAATCTTGCTTCTTTTTTAACATGA
- a CDS encoding sensor histidine kinase, with amino-acid sequence MSSFKKTPTFFNIPIVKHFLFWLGIYVYFVGTVNMTYYSGYKEVIEHFAIYIVCQVIVAYTCLYFLIPRFLIPKKNIRFAMSLLLLLAGVFIIFVGFHEYYHIPKYFKSGDNAIYDSNTIFWEKLLNPRIFFGKSTIILTPTILLVVANFYKEKQDYLQLKEQKIATELSVLKHQLNPHFLFNTLNNLYALSIDKSDKAPEVIAKLSEILDYILYGCNDQYVSLKKEIELIENYLDLEKVRYDDRVDISFNNNIETDVSIAPLILLTFIENTFKHGVSQELKKAYIRITISIEGKFIQFDITNSIAKNVVSANKETIGLTNVKKQLELLYFDDYSLDINKENNCFNVRLKLPVK; translated from the coding sequence ATGAGTAGTTTTAAAAAAACACCAACATTTTTTAATATTCCGATAGTCAAACATTTTTTGTTTTGGCTTGGTATTTACGTCTATTTTGTTGGCACTGTAAACATGACTTATTACAGTGGCTATAAAGAAGTTATAGAGCATTTTGCTATTTATATTGTGTGTCAGGTTATTGTGGCTTACACATGCCTGTATTTTTTAATACCACGTTTCTTAATACCAAAAAAGAATATTCGGTTTGCGATGAGTTTATTGTTGTTATTAGCTGGTGTATTTATCATTTTTGTAGGGTTTCACGAATATTATCATATCCCAAAATATTTCAAGTCAGGTGATAATGCTATCTATGATTCTAATACAATATTTTGGGAGAAATTATTGAATCCTCGTATCTTTTTTGGTAAGTCTACAATAATTTTAACACCAACAATATTATTAGTCGTCGCAAATTTTTATAAAGAAAAGCAGGATTATCTACAGCTCAAAGAGCAAAAAATAGCTACAGAATTATCGGTATTAAAACATCAGTTAAATCCACACTTCTTGTTTAACACCCTAAACAATTTGTATGCTTTATCTATAGATAAATCTGACAAAGCTCCTGAGGTAATTGCAAAACTTTCGGAGATCTTAGATTATATACTGTATGGTTGCAATGACCAATATGTATCGTTGAAAAAGGAAATTGAACTCATAGAAAACTATCTCGATTTAGAAAAAGTAAGATATGACGACCGTGTAGATATTAGTTTTAATAATAATATAGAAACCGATGTTAGCATTGCGCCATTAATTTTGTTAACCTTTATAGAAAACACTTTTAAACATGGGGTTTCTCAAGAACTAAAAAAAGCGTACATACGCATAACGATATCCATAGAAGGAAAGTTTATTCAGTTTGACATTACAAACTCTATAGCAAAAAATGTGGTTTCTGCGAATAAAGAAACCATTGGATTAACGAATGTAAAAAAACAGCTGGAATTATTATATTTTGATGATTATTCATTAGATATTAACAAAGAAAACAATTGCTTTAATGTACGTTTAAAATTGCCTGTAAAATGA
- a CDS encoding DUF5916 domain-containing protein, translating into MKRIVILLVSVFVIFDVQAQSELGKGKIVFNNSNIQLDGELNESVWNTLVPEGGFLNYIPNNGDLASNKTEVKMFHNGKKLYISAVYHDTIPDVQIGSLKRDDIGTSGAESDSFAIIIDTYNQQQSGYFFIVNMGGALIDALVARRRDGFGISTSWNTVWNARTSAKGNLKIYEVEIPLKALGYKEDTPEWGVMFHTRNIKLNEWTTSTPINRNYSQFDLRFAKTFEVENLSENKSSRFAVTPSVTMNHSEDVANDTKNTKVKPSVDVQFNVSSSLKLDATINPDFSQIDVDRQVTNLSRFSVFFPERRNFFLENSDLFTGLGVSGVNPFYSRRIGVDSEISFGLKLSGNIAKKTRLGILNVATKAKDDNPAQNYGALVVQQQLSKSFTTTGFIINRQETDDFSFRDNYNRVAGINLNYQSKNNKWTGLANFAGSNTNDTSGDTNFYNLGVWYNTINVSGYAGIRKVEKNYITDVGFVPRLYNYDAILESTTREGYTQASSRITLTKFYKDSKTIDNHRYLNMYNQTYWDDQGDVTQATIGINNDLVFKNQSLLYGGLRYEYVNLKYAFDPLNNGNAIIAGKYRYLDAGLGYASADNKKLQYGGNVSYGSYYSGYKNQVSVNAQYRLMPLARLQVRYERNGIDLKALGTETFHLARFTGEIFFSNRLNWTTYIQYNTQFDNFNINSRLQWEYKPLSYIYLVISDNYNQDIIRKNWGIAFKMNYRFDF; encoded by the coding sequence ATGAAGAGAATTGTAATTCTTTTAGTATCAGTTTTTGTGATATTTGATGTTCAGGCTCAGTCTGAGTTAGGGAAGGGGAAAATAGTTTTTAACAACAGCAATATTCAATTAGATGGAGAGCTAAACGAATCTGTATGGAATACTCTGGTTCCTGAAGGAGGATTCCTTAATTACATACCAAACAATGGAGATTTGGCGTCTAATAAAACTGAAGTAAAAATGTTTCATAACGGAAAAAAATTATACATAAGTGCTGTGTATCATGATACAATTCCCGATGTTCAAATAGGATCTTTAAAACGAGATGATATCGGAACTTCTGGAGCAGAAAGTGATTCATTTGCTATCATTATAGATACCTATAACCAACAACAATCTGGTTATTTCTTTATTGTTAATATGGGTGGTGCATTAATAGATGCATTAGTTGCCAGGCGTAGAGACGGTTTTGGAATAAGTACGAGTTGGAATACGGTGTGGAATGCCAGAACTTCTGCAAAAGGGAATTTAAAAATATACGAAGTAGAAATTCCGTTAAAGGCACTGGGCTATAAGGAAGATACTCCAGAATGGGGAGTTATGTTTCATACAAGAAATATTAAATTAAATGAGTGGACAACCAGTACACCAATAAATCGTAATTATAGCCAATTTGATTTACGATTTGCTAAAACCTTTGAGGTAGAAAATCTGTCAGAAAATAAATCGTCTCGATTTGCTGTAACGCCATCGGTTACTATGAATCATTCAGAAGATGTTGCTAATGATACCAAAAATACCAAGGTAAAACCAAGTGTAGATGTACAATTTAATGTAAGTTCTTCTTTAAAATTAGATGCCACTATAAACCCCGATTTCTCACAGATAGATGTAGATAGACAAGTAACTAATTTAAGTCGGTTTTCGGTGTTTTTTCCCGAACGACGTAATTTCTTTTTAGAGAATAGCGACCTTTTTACGGGTTTGGGAGTAAGTGGAGTAAATCCTTTTTATTCTAGACGAATAGGGGTAGATAGTGAAATATCCTTCGGATTAAAATTATCTGGAAACATCGCTAAAAAAACACGATTAGGGATACTTAATGTGGCAACAAAAGCCAAAGATGATAATCCTGCCCAGAATTATGGAGCCTTGGTGGTACAACAACAATTATCCAAATCTTTTACAACAACAGGGTTTATTATCAATAGACAGGAAACAGATGATTTTTCTTTTAGAGATAATTATAATAGAGTAGCTGGAATCAACTTAAATTATCAATCAAAAAATAATAAATGGACGGGGCTTGCAAATTTTGCTGGTAGTAATACCAATGATACTTCGGGAGATACCAATTTTTATAATTTGGGAGTTTGGTACAATACCATAAATGTATCTGGTTATGCAGGGATTAGAAAAGTAGAAAAAAACTATATTACAGATGTTGGTTTTGTGCCACGTTTATATAATTATGATGCGATTTTAGAAAGCACCACACGAGAAGGGTACACGCAAGCTAGTAGCCGTATTACTTTGACTAAATTCTATAAAGATTCTAAAACCATCGATAATCACCGCTATTTAAATATGTATAATCAAACCTATTGGGATGATCAGGGCGATGTTACACAAGCGACCATAGGAATAAATAATGATTTAGTATTTAAAAACCAGTCATTGTTATATGGCGGATTGCGATATGAATATGTAAACTTGAAATATGCGTTTGACCCATTGAATAATGGAAATGCTATTATAGCAGGTAAGTATAGGTATCTAGATGCTGGTTTGGGATATGCTTCTGCCGACAATAAAAAGCTTCAATACGGAGGTAATGTTAGTTACGGTAGTTATTATAGTGGGTATAAAAACCAAGTTAGTGTTAATGCCCAATATAGATTAATGCCTTTAGCGCGTTTACAAGTAAGATATGAACGAAATGGTATAGATTTAAAAGCATTAGGAACAGAGACATTTCATTTAGCACGCTTTACAGGTGAAATTTTCTTTTCTAATCGATTAAACTGGACTACCTATATACAGTACAACACTCAGTTTGATAATTTTAATATCAATAGCCGTTTGCAATGGGAGTACAAACCCTTGTCTTATATCTACTTGGTAATTTCAGATAATTATAATCAGGATATTATACGTAAAAATTGGGGCATTGCTTTTAAAATGAATTACAGATTTGATTTTTAA
- a CDS encoding DinB family protein: MIKAEVIDTLKQKHQILYEWLRNHPDQNWIKGPQDKWNTGEHIVHLVQSENALNKALWLPKFYLKYKFGTNNRDNRTYHQIVKKYQDKLADNPGIVANISRNMPIITLTNKISYISKLEKEKTKLIKKFQNWTEHDLDTYLLPHPLMGRMTIREIVIWTAYHTEHHYNILRLNY; encoded by the coding sequence ATGATAAAAGCAGAAGTAATCGATACTCTAAAGCAGAAACACCAAATACTATATGAATGGCTCAGAAATCATCCAGATCAAAATTGGATAAAAGGTCCTCAAGACAAGTGGAATACTGGCGAACACATCGTTCATTTGGTTCAAAGTGAAAATGCCTTAAACAAGGCATTATGGCTACCGAAGTTTTACTTGAAATATAAATTTGGGACTAACAATAGAGACAATCGTACATATCATCAAATCGTCAAAAAATATCAAGACAAACTGGCTGATAATCCAGGTATAGTGGCTAATATTTCCAGAAATATGCCAATAATTACACTCACCAATAAAATTTCTTATATCTCTAAATTGGAAAAGGAAAAAACAAAACTGATTAAGAAATTTCAAAATTGGACTGAGCATGATTTAGATACATACCTACTTCCTCACCCTCTTATGGGAAGAATGACTATCAGAGAAATCGTAATTTGGACAGCTTATCATACCGAGCATCATTACAACATTTTAAGATTAAACTATTGA
- a CDS encoding YdhR family protein: MILQIIKLKSDLPEEELLKRARERETNFKSIPGLLQKYYIKTSKEGEYGGVYVWDSVQSLQSYQESDLAKSIPSAYAINEAPDIEMMDIIFQLRNK; this comes from the coding sequence ATGATATTGCAAATTATTAAGTTGAAATCGGATTTGCCAGAAGAAGAATTATTAAAAAGAGCAAGAGAAAGAGAAACTAATTTTAAATCTATCCCTGGGCTTTTACAAAAATACTATATTAAAACAAGCAAAGAAGGAGAATATGGAGGTGTATATGTCTGGGATTCTGTACAGTCTCTACAAAGTTACCAAGAATCTGATTTAGCCAAAAGTATACCATCAGCCTACGCTATTAATGAAGCTCCAGATATTGAAATGATGGATATTATTTTTCAATTAAGAAACAAGTAG
- a CDS encoding DUF6597 domain-containing transcriptional factor, which translates to MIYFQQQAHQNLGNYVRCYWKIENKNKDFQYYTIFPDGFFDLLICYHNDNLDGVFLTGLWDHTTNVVISPETTIYGVQFRLLAIENIIQENLSSLLNNIKELEKSYLGLDEFNKNVDSHFFEYLNRCFLSCIEEHDLIDPRKSTLLKSINQTKGNKTVEYYSQKACWSKRQINRYFQSTFGLSLKGYCSIRKGAATFSQIRKGQLYPQRGYFDQPHFIKGIKKITGFTPKALLKNENDRFLQFSIIKNE; encoded by the coding sequence ATGATTTACTTTCAACAACAAGCTCATCAAAACCTTGGGAATTATGTAAGATGCTACTGGAAGATTGAAAACAAGAATAAAGATTTTCAATATTACACAATATTTCCTGATGGATTTTTCGATTTATTGATTTGCTATCATAATGACAATCTAGACGGGGTGTTTTTAACTGGTTTATGGGATCATACAACCAATGTAGTTATTTCACCAGAAACGACAATATATGGAGTACAGTTCAGGTTGCTTGCAATCGAAAATATAATTCAAGAAAATCTCAGCTCATTACTCAATAATATAAAGGAGTTAGAAAAATCTTATTTGGGACTTGATGAATTTAATAAAAATGTTGACTCTCATTTCTTCGAATACCTAAACCGATGCTTTTTATCGTGTATTGAAGAACACGACCTAATTGATCCAAGAAAATCGACTCTTTTAAAATCGATTAATCAAACAAAAGGAAATAAGACAGTTGAATATTATTCGCAAAAAGCTTGTTGGTCAAAACGGCAAATAAATCGATATTTTCAATCTACTTTTGGACTTTCCTTAAAAGGTTATTGTAGCATTCGAAAAGGTGCTGCCACATTTAGTCAGATAAGAAAAGGACAATTATATCCTCAACGAGGTTATTTTGATCAACCACATTTCATAAAAGGAATAAAGAAGATAACAGGTTTTACGCCAAAAGCATTGCTGAAAAATGAAAACGACCGATTTTTACAATTTTCAATCATCAAAAATGAATAG
- a CDS encoding 1-aminocyclopropane-1-carboxylate deaminase, which produces MLHLEKYLDKTSLLFFPSPIQKLKRLSAELGVEIWAKREDVSSGLAYGGNKVRKLEWLAADALKKGCDTLVSIGGIQSNHTRQVTAVAASLGLKSYTVQETWLEWDDPVYDKVGNILLTRIMGGNPVVAGYGYSTTEKKTWEKVMDDVRAEGGKPYAIPAGASNHPLGGIGFANFADEVVKQEEEMGVFFDTIVTCTVTGSTQAGMVVGFANQEKTRRVIGIDAADDAKMTRKAVTKICNMTIKTINDAGGSAKPLNENDIEINPNYSHPAYGIPNEGTIASIKRVASLEAMITDPVYEGKSIDGLIKMCENEEIPKGSKVLYVHLGGVPAVHSYYKVFDDISTIKTLGKEARG; this is translated from the coding sequence ATGCTACATTTAGAAAAATACTTAGATAAAACGAGTTTATTGTTTTTTCCATCTCCAATTCAAAAACTAAAAAGATTATCAGCAGAATTGGGTGTTGAAATTTGGGCCAAACGTGAAGATGTTTCAAGCGGATTGGCTTATGGAGGCAATAAAGTTAGAAAATTAGAATGGCTTGCCGCTGATGCCTTAAAAAAAGGCTGTGACACCTTAGTTTCTATTGGTGGTATACAATCAAACCATACACGACAAGTTACTGCAGTAGCGGCTTCATTAGGATTAAAATCTTATACCGTTCAAGAAACTTGGTTAGAATGGGATGACCCTGTTTACGATAAAGTAGGCAATATTTTATTAACTAGAATTATGGGCGGAAATCCTGTTGTTGCTGGTTATGGATACTCTACCACTGAGAAAAAAACTTGGGAAAAAGTAATGGACGATGTGAGAGCAGAAGGAGGAAAACCCTATGCAATTCCTGCAGGCGCTTCTAATCATCCTTTAGGAGGTATAGGGTTTGCAAATTTTGCTGACGAAGTTGTTAAGCAAGAAGAGGAGATGGGTGTATTTTTTGACACGATTGTAACATGCACTGTTACTGGCTCTACGCAAGCAGGCATGGTTGTGGGTTTTGCTAATCAAGAAAAAACAAGAAGAGTAATTGGCATTGATGCTGCTGATGATGCAAAAATGACTAGAAAAGCAGTTACTAAAATTTGTAACATGACTATCAAAACTATCAATGATGCCGGAGGTTCTGCAAAACCATTAAACGAAAACGATATTGAAATAAATCCAAATTATAGTCATCCTGCTTACGGCATACCAAATGAAGGGACTATAGCTAGTATTAAAAGAGTAGCGAGTTTAGAAGCAATGATAACCGACCCGGTTTATGAAGGGAAATCTATTGATGGATTAATTAAAATGTGTGAAAATGAGGAGATACCAAAGGGTTCAAAAGTATTATATGTTCATTTAGGTGGTGTCCCAGCAGTACATTCTTATTACAAAGTTTTTGATGATATTTCTACTATTAAAACACTTGGTAAAGAAGCAAGAGGATAA
- a CDS encoding helix-turn-helix domain-containing protein — translation MIFKEYKIPSSNNDYIVSVYFIECNTSMEDKFYVPDGNLELMLVNEPVSILSGENKILTNEKHIFWGQKRFTGTIEANNHFKVFGIKFQPWLFAFIKEQKNIDLVDSVLPLNEIMSKPLIKKINQFFKHWNFSDPRLVSIDNLSFALKKEFNSCIVIKPRFKNIITELRNKKGICSIADLQYMYMQSERTLEYDFKKYIGITAKEYQNIVRFRKSCMNLKTTKTIIHTALDYGYYDQAHFTNYFTKYCQRSPSKFLNQGNLLLSTV, via the coding sequence ATGATTTTTAAAGAATATAAAATACCATCTTCGAATAATGATTACATTGTAAGTGTCTATTTCATTGAATGTAATACTTCAATGGAAGACAAATTCTATGTGCCCGATGGTAATTTAGAATTAATGTTGGTTAATGAGCCTGTTTCAATATTATCTGGAGAAAATAAAATTTTAACCAATGAAAAACATATATTTTGGGGTCAAAAACGGTTTACTGGTACTATAGAAGCAAATAACCATTTTAAAGTTTTCGGAATCAAATTTCAACCCTGGTTATTCGCTTTTATTAAAGAGCAAAAAAATATTGATTTAGTAGATAGTGTACTTCCATTAAACGAAATTATGTCGAAGCCTTTAATTAAAAAAATTAACCAGTTTTTTAAACACTGGAATTTTTCAGATCCTCGATTGGTATCCATTGATAATTTATCTTTTGCATTAAAAAAAGAGTTTAATAGTTGTATAGTGATAAAACCTCGTTTCAAGAATATAATTACTGAGTTAAGAAATAAAAAAGGCATTTGTTCAATCGCTGATTTACAATATATGTATATGCAATCAGAAAGAACATTAGAGTATGATTTCAAAAAATATATTGGCATCACTGCAAAAGAATATCAAAATATTGTTAGGTTTAGAAAATCATGTATGAACCTTAAAACAACAAAAACAATAATTCATACAGCTCTTGACTATGGTTATTATGACCAAGCTCACTTTACCAATTATTTCACTAAATATTGCCAAAGAAGTCCTTCTAAATTCTTAAATCAAGGGAATTTACTTTTAAGCACAGTTTAA
- a CDS encoding DMT family transporter → MNSKTKSIIYVLICVLLWSLIPVVSKLGQSNLDSHQFLFWSSIASFLTFVVIIITRKKGNMILKLSKKDWVYSISLGFLGTYLYYILLYFGYVNGKGIEVLVIQYCWPIFVIILSVLILKEKINGRKIIAITLGFLGVFVVLTKGELNDLYFEIVMVSTK, encoded by the coding sequence ATGAATTCTAAAACAAAATCAATTATTTATGTTTTAATTTGTGTCCTTTTATGGTCCCTGATTCCTGTAGTTTCTAAACTTGGTCAATCAAATTTAGATAGTCACCAATTTTTATTTTGGTCGAGTATAGCTTCCTTTCTGACTTTTGTTGTTATCATAATTACCAGAAAGAAAGGAAACATGATTTTAAAGTTATCAAAAAAGGATTGGGTTTATTCTATATCTTTGGGATTTCTAGGAACTTATTTATATTACATTCTTCTTTATTTTGGATATGTTAATGGCAAAGGGATTGAAGTTCTGGTAATACAATATTGCTGGCCAATCTTTGTAATAATTCTTTCAGTACTAATTTTAAAGGAAAAAATAAATGGAAGAAAAATTATCGCAATAACTCTTGGGTTTCTTGGTGTTTTCGTTGTTTTAACGAAAGGAGAACTAAATGATTTATACTTTGAAATAGTCATGGTATCCACTAAGTAA
- a CDS encoding cupin domain-containing protein, producing the protein MKIKEEFKTVTNYFSPKIVAEVNDQYVKIAKINGNKVPWHNHENEDELFYIIEGSLLMEIEKKPSFIMQKGDLFVVPKSINHRVSSENECLIMMIETKTAKHTGDVESSITKSINDQKY; encoded by the coding sequence ATGAAAATAAAAGAAGAATTTAAAACAGTAACAAATTATTTTTCACCAAAGATAGTTGCTGAAGTTAATGATCAATACGTAAAAATTGCAAAAATTAACGGAAATAAGGTTCCATGGCATAATCACGAAAACGAAGATGAGTTGTTTTATATAATTGAAGGTAGCCTTTTGATGGAAATTGAAAAAAAGCCCAGTTTTATTATGCAAAAGGGTGATTTATTTGTTGTACCAAAAAGTATAAATCATAGAGTTTCTTCAGAAAATGAATGTTTGATAATGATGATTGAAACCAAAACCGCAAAGCATACGGGAGATGTAGAATCTTCGATTACAAAATCAATTAATGATCAAAAATACTAG
- a CDS encoding antibiotic biosynthesis monooxygenase produces MNKEVKITRIWKGWTTIENADIYENLLVNEIFPQIQKKGIKDLQKVNIYRQNKKKEVEFLLVIQFNSLDSVKAFAGDDYKVAYIPEKHGRYCYDTIKLHNIMS; encoded by the coding sequence ATGAATAAAGAAGTAAAAATTACCAGAATCTGGAAAGGTTGGACGACAATTGAAAATGCCGATATCTATGAAAATTTACTTGTCAATGAAATATTTCCACAAATACAAAAGAAAGGAATAAAAGACCTACAGAAAGTTAATATATATAGGCAAAACAAGAAAAAGGAAGTAGAATTTTTGCTAGTTATTCAATTTAACTCACTTGACAGTGTAAAGGCCTTTGCCGGAGATGATTATAAAGTCGCTTATATCCCAGAAAAGCACGGCAGGTATTGTTACGATACGATAAAATTGCACAACATTATGAGTTAA
- a CDS encoding cupin domain-containing protein: protein MKEIKPINIIDKFSLFEKQWTPYIVGELNGQYVKLCKFKDDFVWHSHENEDELFMVFKGTLLMDFRDGRTVEVKEGEILIIPKGIEHRPYTNGDLVFNLLFEPKKTQNTGKVKSEKTVEKLDWI from the coding sequence ATGAAAGAAATAAAACCCATAAATATAATAGATAAATTTTCATTGTTTGAAAAGCAATGGACACCATATATTGTTGGTGAACTAAATGGTCAATATGTAAAACTCTGCAAATTTAAAGATGATTTTGTCTGGCATAGTCATGAAAATGAAGATGAACTTTTTATGGTTTTTAAAGGAACATTGCTGATGGATTTTAGAGATGGTAGAACTGTCGAAGTTAAAGAGGGAGAAATCCTAATTATTCCTAAAGGAATTGAGCATAGACCATATACAAACGGAGATCTAGTCTTTAATTTACTTTTTGAACCTAAAAAAACTCAAAACACTGGTAAGGTTAAAAGTGAAAAAACCGTTGAAAAACTTGATTGGATTTAG
- a CDS encoding LysE family translocator — protein sequence MEFIAILSISIFMAISPGPDFFMVTKNSISYGRNAGIYSAIGICVALWVHITYSIAGLTLIISKSIVLFSIIKYLGATYLIFIGLKSIFSKKTPVEKLTKLENIKTLDKISAFKSGFITNALNPKTTIFFLSIFTQVIHIDTALTLQLIYGSIISLVHLVWFYFVAIFFSHSLFLNRFQRHKKSIESILGAGLIAFGLKVALATKE from the coding sequence ATGGAATTTATTGCAATTTTAAGTATTTCAATATTTATGGCTATTAGCCCTGGTCCTGATTTTTTTATGGTGACTAAAAATAGTATTTCATATGGTAGAAACGCCGGTATTTATTCTGCTATAGGTATATGTGTTGCATTATGGGTACATATAACCTATTCTATAGCTGGGTTAACCTTAATAATTTCCAAATCCATTGTGCTTTTTTCAATCATAAAATACTTGGGTGCTACGTACTTAATTTTTATTGGGTTAAAATCTATTTTTTCTAAAAAGACACCAGTTGAAAAATTAACAAAACTTGAAAATATTAAAACCTTGGATAAGATAAGTGCATTTAAAAGCGGATTTATTACAAATGCGCTAAACCCAAAAACAACGATTTTTTTCTTAAGTATTTTCACACAAGTAATCCACATTGACACTGCACTAACATTACAGTTAATATATGGAAGTATTATATCCTTAGTACATTTAGTTTGGTTTTACTTTGTTGCGATTTTCTTCTCTCATTCTTTGTTTTTAAATAGATTTCAAAGGCATAAAAAAAGTATAGAAAGTATTTTGGGGGCGGGTTTAATTGCCTTTGGACTAAAAGTAGCACTTGCAACTAAAGAATAA